The genomic segment tatagacaATAGACtacatacctaataagtaaATACTTTAAAGTAGAAATCTACtagatatattaggtacttattgttttatttactatatacaaaatatatctaccatagttaaataaagaaataagtaGATTTACCTGTTTCTTATCTTTTTCATTCATTCAATTTCGAGGGTTTAACGAAGATTTGGATAGAGGAGTTTGTGAATGGTCCAGAGGTAGGTTTAATGAAggtaaaacattgttttttaagtatctaattTTTGGTTCATATTCCAACAGTTCCGCTTTCAAATTTCGTACAAAATCATCGTTAGTAAAATGATCAGAACAAACGTGTGCTGTTTTGGGGTTCCAAAAATCACCTCGCCTACATAAATGTTGCCACTTCTTTGCCAGAATATCATCTTTAGGAaacctttaaattaatataaccttaataagttatttaaaaatgtatatattgcataaatattaaattcttatgtAAGTATTTGTAGTTTTGTAGTATACCTATGAAATAACAAATCTTTTCTACCGCTAGTTTTAACCTTTCTGGAATAATCTGTGCATGTAGCAACCGCGCATGATTAACCTACTCTTGGTTTGTTATTTGCCATTGTATAGACACCGTGCAGACAACAGAAAACAGCGCCGCCTAATGGACAATTGGCAAACAAGTTGGTAGCAACATTTTCGTACACAATACACGCAAATTTGTTCCCTTGGTtaaatttttgtagttttgtggTTTGTAAAACTTGTAAGGTACCTTTTTTTATTAACGGATTGGCCCTTAAGCTTATACTACTTGTTTatgtttactgttttatttaaacttaattttaataatgagcaAAAATACAAAGGGGAGTGGTCCAAAAATGTGTTGTGTTGTGAATTGTAGTAATACATACCGAACtggtcataaattatttaactttccAAATCGACAACATGAAAAAGAACTTAAAGAAAAATgggtaaaaagtattaaaagaaTGAAGTTAGTATTGTTTTTGTCTTACCATATGCTTATATTCTAGTACTTTTAATTTCTCTATCAATAATTTGTGTATGCCTGTAGCATTGATGGAACACAATGGATACCTACAGCCAATACAGTTATATGTTGGAAATAAGCCAAAAAGACATCCAAATAAGgcgggtaagtgaatgtcgctctgctgtacagtaggtgacaagtgggtcactgtataatgggatgctattaaatttgaattcaatgatataatatcattgtataagaaaaatgattctaagcggagacggtatgtcagtctaagtataagacatatttaaaattatatacttatctatggtattaaaaaaaaatttttattaaatttgtacactttttggcacaacagataaaactttattgatatttatagaaaaaaaaaactaaaaatttgaaatacggacaatgtccgtaaacagctcaaaaagagtcaaattaggaaaatgttatggtgtatagaaaatgttaatataaacattcagtcaaaattttacgtacctaccgtcatttatttaagatttacaCCAAAaagcaaaattgattttttcgaaaatttttcttttgtttttcacgatgCTTTTGataactactggaaaaattttacttttgaccccccacaaagtaccaactaaatgattcactttcctatcagaaaaaatactgtttaaaaaaatccaagcacttttattgtcctaaaaggtgatgacagacacaaaaaaaaataaaaaataaaaaaaaacacacatcattgtaaaatcaatacattcataatttcactcagaatctaaaatataacaagtataataataaatgttgtcatTTAAGCTAATATCATGTTCTATTTatgatatttgtttattattaagtatgtcTATGgttcaatactataatttatattgttattactgatAGGTACCCATAGTTAATATATTGAAGGAGTTTGAAGctttactttttttgaatatagttatagttaatacaataatactgccAACGAAAATAATTCTTTTCTTGTTAAAtttaggtagtacctatactgtgctacaacaaattaattataatcataatatgccTGTGTGTAGTGCGAGTTGTCTCCCCAGAGCGCTAGTTGTCTTCCTGCACGGTTTCTATAATGTAACAAATCGCAGAACAATAAATAATCAACAAGATTAATGAAAACaacaacttttaaataaaagtaattttacatAAACACATAATGTCGTATACTCGTAACATGTACCTAAACAAAATTAAGTGTACGACGGGTGACGTCACGGTCTGTTATTCCCCCACTACTAAAATTTGACATTATCGAGTTGAGATAAcctttatattctataaacctTGGGATGGTACGATCCTGGTAGGTACATACGATGTTATTGCTCCCTGTACGATCCCCCACCGATGTGAAGGATGGCGATCGTACTCAAtacgataatttttaaatttataaataaattgaatatataaattatattttattttatttaatataacacaataactAACCGATAGATAAGACACATGTCAACgtaactcaataaaaataaaataacgatgatAATTTTATGGCTATTACTTTTTCCTTACTATAGCGAAAAAATACCCGGATTATTGGACGTACCGGATTATCACACGACCGGATATTGCCTTTGCCATTCTTCTAGACGTCAGCTAGTGTACTAGTGACTAGTGTTGTAGTAGTGTGTACAGTGAAAGTAACGTGCAATTGTACAAATATGAGTGATTTGgaagataattatttaaggGATAGAACCCCCGAGAAACCAAACCTAACCAAACGTTTgcaaacacaaaaaaacatttcgAACAGAATGGATGGATCATCAAGATTTTAAAGTTTGGCTCGCTCCAGTTATAGGTGAACCACTTAAgcaaaatgtaaattatgtgTTATCGATTTAACAGCAGAATTAACTGTTTAGAAAAAACATCAAATTtcacaaaaacataaattgtgTGTCCGTTCaaccaaaaatgtaaaacatccaattaataattattttgatccaAAAAGCATAAAGCTTCaagaacaaattaaattattcttatattctattttacaatttaatatatttgtgtataatatgacatattatctTGACGtattgtgaaaaatgtattattcttataataatcgactgtttttattttacacgatAATTTCAAGTGAAATACGATAGTTTTGAAGACACTGTACGATCATCACTCTTTCTAAACCTGGCAACACTGGTTCCGGTGGCTCAGTATGCAGTGTGCATAGTATGCAAAGTGGGTCAATTTAAactgaatagagtataatatgtattaagttgGGTTTACACGTTCAGTTGAATTGCGCAAActaattttaggtatttttgatCAGTCAGTTTGTACAAATGAACtgagtaaattatttaggtTTAGACGTTCAGTTATTGGAACACATTTTTGTTCAGTTCTAATTTGACACTGTAGCAAAGATGTTGTCGATTACCGAACAGGAGCTCTCTATTCTCGCAGtgtgtgtaattaaaaaaaacaattaatacttcaaaaaataaacgaaaacaaaataaataaaaagaagtaGTCGAAGAATTGGTTGttgaaaaaacaacaattttcgCACGTAACTTTAATTGGTAAATTATCTGGAGAACCAGATGACTTCAGGAACTATCTTCGTATGGACGATGAGACATACAGTTTACTACTGTCATTAGTTTCGAATACTatccaaaaacaaaatacagttATGAGGAAATGCATAAGCCCTCATGAAAGACTTACAGCAACTttaaggttttttatttttattttttgttattaacagatggtacctacctacctactttacgcaacaaataatttaatataattaagtacattaaaacaataataggtatttcataaatgaaagtatttatataaaaaataaaactgaaagaaaaagtataaatcaaataattaaatatgtaatattacattttatccaAGTCcgtacattttaagtttattaaaataaaatattttattttaaacaatgtcaTATTAGTTTGTTAACAGTTAGTTAGCTAGTTCATAACAGTTACAAATGAGGAGTTAACCTATCTTTTGTattgaataaacattaaataaaaatatatttgatagtattattattattaatatattagatagtAATATGATGTTACCTACCTGTGAATTATccatattacttattgtatctCTCGGTATTTCCTGGTCTCTGAGAAaatcaatttcattaaaataaaataaatgtggagtgtatatatatactctCTTCGCCAGCTCCTGACCTTACAGaatcctaaattttttttaattatttccgaTATGCTGACCGTAATGAGTTAATCTTCTTAACCACAGCATCTCTATTTGCGTTTTCATCAATCTCCTTCATTTTTTCCATGAGAACTTCATATGCCCGATCTTTGATATTTCGGTTAGAATATTCTTTCGATTTAATTTTCCAAAGACATAGAAATGATGTATACGAATCAAGAAACTCTAAAatgaacgttttattttttaaggatttttCTGACGACATGACTAATATATCACGACTTATGACTTGCACGGTCAAATATTCacatttctaaaattttaaatgatgaagCTTCAAGTGAGTGTTTTCCGCATGATTTCAGTGCTGATGATTTGGTCCATTTCAGATTTGCCCTAATCACTTCAGTAGACGTGGAGGGAAGTTTttccaattataaaaatttattaacagATAATCGTCGTTCATTTACTTTCGATAACATAAAATACGCTCTAATTGTACAATgcaatgattttgatttttaaataatttgtaagcattgataaatttataaaacaaatatttttaatttttttttcctattttaaggacatttttgtcatttatatgtcatattttgaatttcatagtaaaatagagtaaaatatttaaaaaaaatgtatttttattaatataaaactaatttttgtaattttttttaggactttttatggtcattttttattgtttttaaggtcatcaacttccgagccctagttataacctatagtaatattttagtcAACCGAGAAGTATAACTTGaaattgtcaaatataaattaacccGCCACTCCATCGTCCCGCGTCTTGTAATCTCCAGATAATTTTATCGATAAACCGTACTCCGTAGCCCATGGTATTAATAGGAAAAAACCCAATATAATTTCGTGTGGTCGGGTGGCTTGTTTACTATGTTATTATCATTTGCTATTATATAgtttactacataatatactatggtCGACAATTTGTTGGTTTTTGTAATTTCGTTTCACGCTTTTTTTTCGCCACTCAAGGTATAGTTCgccgattttattattttaatataaaattatgcagTTTTCTATTACTTTAAACACTGATAATAACAGGTAAGTCTGATTAAGTGGTATGATTAATcgatatagtaattattaattaacggtATCTAACTATTTTTCAGAACGTAAAATAATGTTCTCATTAAATAATGATGTGGTCTGCTTgtgtggcaaaaaaaaaattaaaattaaatgagacAAATCGGAAGAGGCATGTATCATcctataaaatagttttaaaacatcaaaattcaaaaacccAAACCAATACTAATAAAAACTTGACCGCATATTTCCCAAAAAAACGTCAATATTCATTTGAAACTGATGCAACAATCTGCAAAAAAAGTAAGTAccaatctaatatattaattaattttaatttatattaaaaaaatatgggacattttcaaatcatattatgtaccaatgcctatcataatttataaatcataagttATGACCATAAAtcgtttttacattatattaataaaataatggctCTAAAATTATCACCctgttttcttaaaaaaataaaaaataataatattttgtgatatttaaaatattgaatttgtattgaaattaataaactaatttttaatgaaattgttaataaattacttgcttaaaatgtgtaatgatcatttatagtttaatttaattaataatttaaatgtataacatactaaaaaaacatgtttagcaatattattattttgtaaatattgaaatatgttaaatttattttatgaaacagaaaatcaaaatgtatgtgATGCTGATTCAATAATCAATGCTGTTGATATACATGACCGTCCTGTCCAAACTGAAGTTAAAGGTAAATGCTTTCAGTAATTAAATACCATGTGCAGTTGTGAATATTGAaataagttgaatttattttatgaaacagaaaatcaaaatgtatgtgATGATGATTCAGTAATCAATGCTGTTAAGATGCCTGCCCCACTGATgtttcaagtaaatatttttagtaattaaataccaagttcaatttaattttataaatgttgatataatatattttattaaacagtaaatcaaaatgtatgtgATGTTGATGTTGATTCAAGTGTTAATGCTGTTGATATACATGATCTTTTCACGATAGCTGGTACTGGAAAACCTTACCCAGTGGTGAAATTATACGAAGGAAATGGATGACATATTCTAAAACTGAAAACAAACTTTACTGTTTTCATTGTGCGTTATTTgggaaaaatcataaaacaaattgGTCACGTGAAGGTTTCAATAATTGGAAAAATGGATTGCCAAAAGTCATTATTCATGAAACATCAGAAGCTCACATTATGTCGTCTATAAAAGCAGCATACAGAGAAACATCATTTCCTATTCTACAGTCactagatgaaaaaaaaaacttggatAAAGCTTTAAACAAAGAAATTGTGCGTCACTTAATCGATATTACTTTATATCTTGGTAGACATTGCTTGCCATTTCGTGGTCATAAAGAAGGATGGAATCAACAACTTATGGGCAATTTTAAGGATTTAGCTGTCTTGTTAGCTAAGTACTCTCCTGCTTTGTCTTCTTATGTCACCCAGATACAATTAAAAGGAAGGAAGATCCATAATTGTTTACCTTGGCAACggcaaaatcaaattattcaatCTATTTC from the Acyrthosiphon pisum isolate AL4f chromosome X, pea_aphid_22Mar2018_4r6ur, whole genome shotgun sequence genome contains:
- the LOC103308228 gene encoding zinc finger MYM-type protein 1-like; the encoded protein is MTYSKTENKLYCFHCALFGKNHKTNWSREGFNNWKNGLPKVIIHETSEAHIMSSIKAAYRETSFPILQSLDEKKNLDKALNKEIVRHLIDITLYLGRHCLPFRGHKEGWNQQLMGNFKDLAVLLAKYSPALSSYVTQIQLKGRKIHNCLPWQRQNQIIQSISIDIKDTILKELLEARFLVCH